From a region of the Mycolicibacterium sp. MU0050 genome:
- a CDS encoding SDR family oxidoreductase, with translation MSNVIVFGGHGKVALLLSPILSGRGDRVTSVFRNPDHAEEVAATGAEPVVADIEALDVAELAELISGNDAVVFSAGAGGGNPTRTYAVDRDAAIRVIDAAAQAGVRRFVMVSYFGAGPDHGVPEDSSFYPYAEAKAAADAHLRAAALDWTILGPSRLTLDPPTGRVAVGGERTASGEVTRADVAAVIAASLADDGTVGRTIEFNNGDTPIAEALR, from the coding sequence ATGTCCAACGTCATCGTCTTCGGCGGCCACGGCAAGGTGGCCCTGCTGCTGTCCCCGATCCTCAGCGGCCGCGGCGACCGGGTCACCTCGGTGTTCCGCAACCCCGACCACGCCGAGGAGGTGGCGGCGACCGGCGCCGAACCCGTCGTCGCCGACATCGAGGCGCTCGACGTGGCGGAGTTGGCCGAGTTGATCAGCGGCAACGACGCGGTGGTGTTCTCCGCGGGCGCCGGCGGCGGCAACCCGACCCGGACCTACGCGGTGGACCGCGACGCGGCCATCCGCGTCATCGACGCCGCGGCCCAGGCCGGGGTGCGGCGCTTCGTCATGGTGTCCTATTTCGGCGCGGGGCCCGATCACGGCGTGCCGGAGGACAGTTCCTTTTATCCGTACGCGGAGGCCAAGGCCGCCGCCGACGCCCACCTGCGCGCCGCCGCACTGGACTGGACCATCCTGGGTCCCAGCCGGCTGACGCTCGACCCGCCGACCGGACGCGTCGCGGTGGGCGGCGAGCGCACCGCCTCGGGCGAGGTGACGCGCGCCGACGTGGCCGCCGTGATCGCCGCGTCGTTGGCCGACGACGGCACCGTCGGACGCACCATCGAGTTCAACAACGGCGACACCCCGATCGCCGAGGCCCTGCGTTAG
- a CDS encoding DUF1298 domain-containing protein, with translation MTRLAAVDAQTYWMSAKIPNDQFVLFAFDGAERTDAGLLEHLRLRAQGCPDLRLRIVDEQPWRYPAWVVGSVDPAQFTVHPESDLSWGECLDAVARLADDQLDPRVATWRLHLFGSVAAPAGSGAATVAVLQISHALADGTRTAQLAAWLFGRPDPVAVVPRRRQRNLLTAGVAAARTDRALARDVQTGGVPAPPPARPTLLTNATPAGPRRIRTVVLDRAALRRHSTVTVDALLAVGSALAGHLRARGEDPRQLGAEVPLAKPGIRHARNHFRNIGVGLYPDEPVPVRAARILEELRGGGRRAAHPAALAADEALAAVPAALLRWGVSKFDATVRSPQVTGNTVVSSVNRGPADLRLGGAPVLLTASYPALSPMMGLTHGVHGIGDTVAVSVHAADSVMAEPDLDDYLERLRRALGAGSSPR, from the coding sequence GTGACGCGGCTGGCCGCCGTCGACGCCCAGACCTACTGGATGTCGGCGAAGATCCCCAACGATCAGTTCGTGCTGTTCGCCTTCGACGGCGCCGAGCGCACCGACGCCGGCCTGTTGGAGCATCTGCGGCTGCGCGCCCAGGGCTGTCCGGACCTGCGGCTGCGCATCGTCGACGAGCAGCCATGGCGTTATCCGGCCTGGGTTGTGGGCTCCGTGGACCCCGCGCAGTTCACGGTGCATCCCGAGTCCGACCTGTCCTGGGGCGAATGCCTGGACGCGGTCGCGCGGCTTGCCGATGACCAACTGGACCCGCGGGTGGCCACCTGGCGGCTGCACCTGTTCGGCTCGGTCGCGGCGCCGGCGGGGAGTGGGGCCGCGACGGTGGCGGTGCTGCAGATCTCCCACGCGTTGGCCGACGGCACCCGCACCGCGCAGCTGGCCGCCTGGTTGTTCGGTCGCCCGGACCCGGTGGCGGTGGTGCCGCGCCGGCGCCAGCGGAACCTGCTGACGGCCGGGGTGGCTGCCGCGCGCACCGACCGCGCGTTGGCCCGCGACGTCCAGACCGGCGGGGTGCCGGCGCCGCCGCCGGCACGGCCGACCCTGCTCACCAACGCCACCCCGGCGGGTCCGCGCCGGATCCGGACCGTCGTCCTCGACCGGGCGGCGCTGCGTCGACATTCGACGGTCACGGTGGATGCCCTGCTGGCTGTCGGCAGCGCGCTGGCGGGGCACCTGCGTGCCCGGGGCGAGGATCCGCGGCAGCTCGGCGCCGAGGTGCCGCTGGCCAAACCGGGAATCCGCCATGCGCGCAATCACTTCCGTAACATCGGCGTGGGCCTGTACCCGGATGAGCCGGTACCGGTGCGCGCGGCGCGCATTCTCGAAGAACTGCGCGGGGGAGGCCGGCGCGCCGCCCACCCGGCGGCGCTGGCCGCCGACGAGGCCCTGGCCGCGGTGCCCGCCGCGCTGCTGCGCTGGGGCGTCTCCAAGTTTGACGCGACGGTGCGCTCGCCGCAGGTCACCGGGAACACCGTGGTGTCCAGCGTCAACCGCGGACCGGCCGACCTGCGACTGGGCGGCGCCCCGGTGCTGTTGACCGCGAGCTACCCGGCCCTGTCGCCGATGATGGGACTGACCCACGGCGTGCACGGAATCGGCGACACCGTCGCGGTCAGCGTGCACGCCGCCGATTCGGTGATGGCGGAGCCGGACCTCGACGATTACCTCGAGCGGTTGCGGCGCGCGCTGGGGGCGGGTTCGTCACCCCGCTAG
- a CDS encoding DUF3556 domain-containing protein — protein sequence MGFLKPDLPVVEFDEWSKGTWSEKVRPMARHWAEVGFGTPVVLHLFYVVKILLYILGAWLLVLTTAGIDGFTAVGQWWTEPIVFQKVVLYTMLFEVIGLGCGFGPLNNRFFPPLGSILYWLRPNTIRLPPWPTRVPLTAGDNRGPVDVALYAALLIVLVVALFSDGTGPIPALGTEVGVLPMWQIWAILGLLAAAGLRDKVIFLAARGEVYAAFTIAFLFGGVDMIIAAKLVCVVIWVGAATSKLTKHFPFVISTMMSNSPIVRPRSLKRRFFERFPDDLRPGRLSRMVAHGSTAVEMLVPLVLLFSHGGWPTAIAAVVMVCFHLGILTAIPMGVPLEWNVFMIFCVITLFVGHAGVGLTDMTTPLPLLLFAVLVATVTAGNLFPRKVSFLPGMRYYAGNWDTTLWCLKPSATAKIDRHLVAIASMPQAQLEKVYGSPEAAQIPQYLGYAFRAFNTHGRMMFTLAHRAMAGPSGTDSEAEYVMTDGERICSTAIGWNFGDGHMHNEQLIAAMQRRCGFEPGEVRVVLIDAQPIHRQTQRYRLVDAATGEFETGYIKVADAVTRQPWDDQVPVYVDPRG from the coding sequence ATGGGATTCCTCAAGCCCGACCTTCCGGTGGTCGAGTTCGACGAGTGGAGCAAGGGCACCTGGTCGGAGAAGGTCCGGCCGATGGCGCGGCACTGGGCCGAGGTCGGCTTCGGCACCCCGGTGGTTCTGCACCTGTTCTACGTGGTGAAGATCCTGCTGTACATCCTCGGCGCGTGGCTGCTGGTGTTGACCACCGCCGGCATCGACGGCTTCACCGCCGTCGGGCAGTGGTGGACCGAGCCGATCGTGTTCCAGAAGGTCGTGCTCTACACCATGCTCTTCGAGGTGATCGGGCTCGGGTGCGGGTTCGGGCCGCTGAACAACCGCTTCTTCCCCCCGCTGGGATCCATCCTGTACTGGCTGCGGCCCAACACCATTCGGCTGCCGCCCTGGCCCACGCGCGTGCCGTTGACCGCCGGGGACAACCGCGGCCCGGTGGACGTCGCCCTCTACGCGGCGCTGCTGATCGTGCTCGTGGTCGCGCTGTTCTCCGACGGCACCGGGCCCATTCCGGCGCTCGGCACCGAGGTCGGCGTGCTGCCGATGTGGCAGATCTGGGCCATCCTGGGCCTGCTCGCCGCGGCGGGCCTGCGTGACAAGGTGATCTTCCTGGCCGCCCGCGGCGAGGTGTACGCGGCGTTCACCATCGCGTTCCTGTTCGGCGGGGTCGACATGATCATCGCCGCCAAGCTGGTCTGCGTGGTGATCTGGGTCGGTGCCGCCACGTCCAAGCTGACCAAGCACTTCCCGTTCGTCATCTCCACGATGATGTCCAACAGCCCGATCGTGCGGCCCCGGTCGCTCAAACGCCGGTTCTTCGAACGGTTTCCCGACGATCTGCGGCCCGGCCGGTTGTCCCGCATGGTCGCGCACGGGAGCACCGCCGTGGAGATGCTGGTGCCGCTGGTGCTGCTGTTCTCGCACGGCGGCTGGCCCACCGCGATCGCGGCGGTGGTCATGGTCTGTTTCCACCTCGGCATCCTGACCGCCATCCCGATGGGGGTGCCGCTGGAATGGAACGTCTTCATGATCTTCTGCGTGATCACGCTGTTCGTCGGTCACGCGGGGGTGGGCCTCACCGACATGACCACCCCGCTGCCGCTGCTGCTGTTCGCGGTGTTGGTCGCCACGGTGACGGCGGGAAACCTGTTCCCGCGCAAGGTGTCCTTCCTGCCCGGGATGCGCTATTACGCCGGCAACTGGGACACCACGCTGTGGTGTCTCAAGCCGTCGGCCACCGCGAAGATCGACCGGCACCTGGTGGCGATCGCCAGCATGCCGCAGGCGCAGCTGGAGAAGGTCTACGGCAGTCCGGAGGCCGCGCAGATCCCGCAGTACCTCGGCTACGCCTTCCGCGCCTTCAACACCCACGGCCGGATGATGTTCACCCTGGCGCACCGCGCCATGGCCGGACCCAGCGGCACCGATTCCGAAGCCGAGTACGTGATGACCGATGGAGAGCGCATCTGCTCGACGGCCATCGGCTGGAACTTCGGCGACGGCCACATGCACAACGAGCAGTTGATCGCGGCCATGCAGCGCCGCTGCGGATTCGAGCCCGGGGAGGTGCGGGTGGTGCTGATCGACGCCCAGCCCATCCACCGGCAGACCCAGCGCTATCGCCTGGTCGACGCGGCCACCGGCGAATTCGAAACCGGATACATCAAGGTCGCCGACGCGGTGACCCGCCAACCCTGGGACGACCAGGTGCCGGTGTACGTCGACCCACGCGGCTAA
- a CDS encoding DoxX family protein: MAYDSALDFGLLLLRVVLGLTMAAHGYNKFFGGGRIPGTAGWFDSIGMKPGMFHARVAATTEIAAGVGLALGLLTPVTAAGFVALMLVAAWTVHRKNGFFIVKEGWEYNLVLATAAVAVAATGPGKYSLDHLLFSGTGFHEWLFGWCGFTIAVVLGLLGGIGQLAIFYRPPAQTS; encoded by the coding sequence ATGGCATACGACTCGGCTCTGGACTTCGGACTGCTGCTCCTGCGCGTCGTGCTCGGCCTGACCATGGCGGCGCACGGCTACAACAAGTTCTTCGGTGGTGGACGCATTCCGGGCACCGCCGGCTGGTTCGACAGCATCGGCATGAAGCCGGGCATGTTCCATGCCCGCGTGGCGGCCACCACCGAGATCGCCGCCGGCGTGGGGCTGGCGCTCGGTCTGCTCACGCCGGTGACCGCCGCGGGCTTCGTGGCGCTGATGCTGGTGGCGGCGTGGACCGTGCACCGCAAGAACGGCTTCTTCATCGTCAAGGAGGGCTGGGAGTACAACCTGGTGCTCGCCACGGCCGCGGTCGCGGTGGCCGCCACCGGTCCCGGCAAGTACAGCCTGGACCACCTGTTGTTCTCCGGCACGGGCTTTCACGAGTGGCTGTTCGGCTGGTGCGGGTTCACCATCGCGGTGGTCCTCGGCCTGCTCGGCGGCATCGGCCAGCTGGCCATCTTCTACCGTCCGCCGGCCCAAACCAGCTAG
- a CDS encoding NUDIX hydrolase yields MAGYRPSDYPAVAVTVDVVALTIRDDELCALMVRRGQAPHLGRWALPGGFVRPDEDLDQAATRELLEETDIPADRLYLEQLASYGAPQRDPRMRVITVAYLGLAPTLPSPVAGGDAAGARWAPVRELMKARLAFDHRTILADGVERARAKFEYTPLATTLCPDEFTVAELRRVYEIVWGVSLDSRNFHRKVTGADGFLEPTGQTTTRDGGRPAQTYRAGSLRLLNPPLLRPNAPPEPPPES; encoded by the coding sequence ATGGCCGGCTATCGCCCCAGCGATTACCCCGCGGTCGCGGTGACCGTCGACGTGGTGGCGTTGACCATCCGCGACGACGAGCTGTGCGCGCTGATGGTGCGTCGCGGGCAGGCACCACACCTCGGGCGCTGGGCCTTGCCGGGCGGCTTCGTGCGCCCCGACGAAGATCTCGACCAGGCGGCGACGCGGGAGTTGCTCGAGGAGACCGACATCCCGGCCGACCGCCTCTATCTCGAGCAGTTGGCCAGTTACGGTGCACCGCAGCGTGATCCACGGATGCGCGTGATCACGGTGGCCTATCTGGGCTTGGCGCCGACGCTGCCGTCGCCCGTCGCGGGCGGGGACGCCGCCGGCGCGCGATGGGCGCCGGTCCGGGAGTTGATGAAGGCCCGGCTCGCCTTCGACCACCGCACGATCCTGGCCGACGGGGTGGAGCGGGCGCGTGCCAAGTTCGAGTACACGCCGCTGGCAACCACCCTGTGCCCCGACGAGTTCACCGTCGCCGAACTGCGCCGCGTCTACGAGATCGTCTGGGGAGTGTCGTTGGACAGCCGCAACTTCCATCGCAAGGTCACCGGGGCGGACGGCTTCCTGGAACCCACCGGCCAGACCACCACCCGTGACGGCGGCCGTCCCGCCCAGACGTACCGCGCCGGCAGCCTGCGCCTGCTGAACCCGCCGTTGCTCCGGCCGAACGCGCCGCCGGAACCACCACCCGAAAGTTAG
- a CDS encoding thiolase family protein — translation MAEAVIVEAVRSAVGKRNGALSGVHPAELSAQVLNGLVERAGVDPALVDDVIWGCVMQAGEQALDIARTAVLSAGWPETVPGVTVDRQCGSSQQSLHFAVAGVVAGHYDVVVAGGVESMSRTPMGSSLANGGNPYGESFKARYSQTPNQGVGAEMIAEQWGFNRTQLDEFSLRSHEKAAAAQDSGAFKDQIVGIKTKDADGNDVTVLEDGGIRRGGTVESMAGIKPAFKEDGVIHAGNSSQISDGSAALLIMSAEKAKELGLKPLAKVHTAVLAGADPVIMLTAPIPATEKALKKSGLSVDQIGAFEVNEAFAPVPMAWLKDIGADESKLNPNGGAIALGHPLGGSGARILTTLLYHMRDNNIQYGLQTMCEGGGQANATILELL, via the coding sequence ATGGCGGAAGCCGTGATCGTGGAGGCCGTTCGTTCGGCGGTAGGCAAGCGCAACGGCGCTCTGTCGGGGGTGCACCCGGCCGAGCTGTCCGCGCAGGTGCTCAACGGCCTCGTCGAGCGCGCGGGTGTCGATCCCGCTCTGGTCGACGACGTCATCTGGGGCTGCGTCATGCAGGCCGGTGAGCAGGCTCTGGACATCGCGCGCACCGCGGTGCTCAGCGCCGGCTGGCCGGAGACGGTGCCCGGCGTGACCGTGGACCGCCAGTGCGGCTCCAGCCAGCAGTCGCTGCACTTCGCCGTGGCCGGCGTGGTGGCCGGCCACTACGACGTCGTCGTCGCCGGCGGTGTCGAATCGATGTCGCGCACGCCCATGGGTTCCTCGCTGGCCAACGGCGGCAACCCCTACGGCGAGTCGTTCAAAGCCCGCTACAGCCAGACCCCCAACCAGGGTGTCGGCGCCGAGATGATCGCCGAGCAGTGGGGCTTCAACCGCACCCAGCTCGACGAGTTCTCCCTGCGGTCGCATGAGAAGGCCGCCGCCGCACAGGATTCCGGTGCCTTCAAGGACCAGATCGTGGGCATCAAGACCAAGGACGCCGACGGCAACGACGTCACCGTGCTCGAGGACGGCGGCATCCGCCGCGGCGGCACCGTCGAGAGCATGGCCGGCATCAAGCCCGCCTTCAAGGAGGACGGCGTGATCCACGCCGGTAACTCCAGCCAGATTTCCGACGGTTCGGCCGCGCTGCTGATCATGTCGGCGGAGAAGGCCAAGGAACTCGGCCTCAAGCCGCTGGCCAAGGTGCACACCGCCGTTCTCGCCGGTGCGGACCCGGTGATCATGCTGACCGCGCCGATCCCGGCCACCGAGAAGGCGCTGAAGAAGTCGGGCCTGAGCGTGGACCAGATCGGTGCCTTCGAGGTCAACGAGGCCTTCGCGCCGGTGCCGATGGCCTGGCTCAAGGACATCGGGGCCGACGAGTCCAAGCTGAACCCCAACGGCGGCGCCATCGCGCTGGGCCACCCGCTCGGCGGTTCCGGTGCCCGCATCCTGACCACGCTGCTGTACCACATGCGGGACAACAACATTCAGTACGGGCTGCAGACCATGTGCGAGGGCGGCGGTCAGGCCAACGCGACCATCCTCGAGCTGCTGTGA
- a CDS encoding SPFH domain-containing protein produces the protein MAVITRYPLVRHLRVEPTSHIRALRRGKLVKDGAGLAFWFLPLTAGMSEIPLDDRELPLLFHARTADFQDVTVQATVTYRIVDPALAAQRIDFALDTDTGDWRAAPLEQLAGLLTESAQQHGLDLLARTPLAKALVDGIGAVRDRMAQGLGADTRLAETGIAVIAVRVVAIRPEPEVERALQTPTREQVQQEADKATFERRALAVERERAIGENELQTRIELARREEELVAQNGANERLKTQESWAADAIATEAQARREVQLAEAKAQAARLVGEAKAAAEAARLAAYRDLSEATMLGLAIKELAANLPAIDHLTLSPDLLTPVLARLGGGRP, from the coding sequence ATGGCCGTCATCACCCGTTACCCCCTGGTCCGGCACCTGCGGGTGGAGCCGACCTCACACATCCGAGCGCTGCGCCGCGGGAAGCTGGTCAAGGACGGCGCCGGCCTGGCGTTCTGGTTCCTGCCGCTGACCGCGGGGATGTCCGAGATCCCCTTGGACGACCGCGAATTGCCGCTGCTGTTCCACGCCCGCACCGCCGACTTCCAGGACGTCACCGTGCAGGCGACGGTGACATACCGGATCGTCGACCCGGCCCTGGCCGCGCAGCGCATCGATTTCGCCCTCGACACCGACACCGGCGACTGGCGGGCGGCCCCGCTGGAGCAACTGGCCGGGCTGCTCACCGAATCCGCTCAGCAGCACGGCCTGGACCTGCTGGCCCGCACCCCCCTGGCCAAGGCGCTGGTCGACGGGATCGGCGCGGTGCGCGACCGGATGGCCCAGGGGTTGGGCGCCGACACCCGGCTGGCCGAAACCGGGATCGCGGTTATCGCGGTGCGGGTGGTGGCGATCCGGCCGGAGCCCGAGGTGGAACGCGCCCTGCAGACACCGACCCGCGAGCAGGTGCAGCAGGAGGCCGACAAGGCCACCTTCGAACGGCGCGCACTGGCCGTCGAACGTGAGCGCGCCATCGGCGAGAACGAGCTGCAGACCAGGATCGAACTGGCGCGGCGGGAAGAGGAACTGGTGGCGCAGAACGGCGCCAACGAACGCCTCAAGACGCAGGAGTCCTGGGCCGCCGACGCGATCGCGACCGAGGCGCAGGCCCGCCGCGAGGTGCAACTGGCCGAAGCAAAGGCCCAGGCGGCCCGACTGGTCGGGGAGGCCAAAGCGGCGGCCGAGGCCGCCCGGCTGGCCGCCTACCGCGACCTGTCCGAGGCCACCATGCTGGGCCTGGCGATCAAGGAGTTGGCCGCCAACCTGCCGGCGATCGACCACCTGACGCTGAGCCCGGACCTGCTGACCCCGGTGCTGGCCCGGCTGGGCGGGGGCCGGCCGTGA